The uncultured Carboxylicivirga sp. genomic interval GTAAAGTTACGTTAAAAGTTTTCTTTTTTCCACTCCTAGAAACCATAATATTCACAACTTCTCCCGGACGATGTCTACTTACCCTTTCCTGCAATTGAGGAACTGAATTTACTTTATCGCCATCAACACTTAAAACAATATCTCCTTTTCGAATTCCAGCTTCAGCAGCACCTCCATTTTCAGAAACTCCACCAACAAGAACTCCTTCCATTTTATCCATTGGCTCCAAACCAAATTGTTCCAAGCTTTCTTTATTCACATCCAAAATACTAACTCCTAACAAGGCACGTTGTACTTCACCATATTCCATTAAATCAGCCACCACTTTCTTTGCAATCGATACAGGAACTGCAAAAGAATATCCTGAATAAGAACCCGTTCTGGAAGCAATTGCTGTATTAATTCCAACTAATTCTCCTCTTTGATTAACCAAAGCACCTCCACTATTACCTGGATTTACCGCTGCGTCAGTTTGAATAAACGATTCAATTCCATAGTTCTGACGACCATTAGCAATAATATTTATGCTTCGTGCCTTTGCACTAACAATACCCGCCGTAACTGTAGACGTCAGATTAAATGGATTTCCTACGGCTAAAACCCACTCTCCTACTTTTAAGTCATCCGAATTACCATATGATAAAAACGGAAGATCCTTCGCATCTATCTTTAAAAGAGCTATATCAGAGTTAGGATCTGTCCCAACTAATTTTGCGGAAAAAGTTCGTTTATCATTTAAGACGACTTCAATTTCTTCAGCTCCATCAATCACATGATTATTCGTTACAATATAACCATCGGTTGTTAAAATAACACCAGAACCTGCACCCATCACAGGAGCCGGCTCCCTGTTATACCCATTTCCAGGCCCAAAAAAGTAATCGAATAGAGGATTACCCGAACCTCCACCATAACTCTGTCCGCGCGACACAGTTTTTACGTGCACTACTGCATGCACCGACTTTTCCGAAGCATATGTAAGATCTGGTAATTGAGAATTAGATTGTGGTAAACTTACATTAGCCACCGGGGTCGAATTCTCATGTACGTATCGCACCTCAGCTTCGGGTTTAACAATGTTTGAATAAACAATAACAGCAAGTACTGCACTTACAGTTGCCACAAAAAATGTCAGTAAATATTTTTTTGTATTCATAACAGTTAAGATTTAGATCAGACAATTATTAAAATTTCGCTCTAACTTAAACAAATCCCATGCCCTAAGTAAATAATCATAATAACTTAACTTTTTTTTATCCATTGTTAATGGAATTTAAACATTACCGAATTACATTTGTATAAAATGTTAACGCATCTTTTAAATATTTGTTTTATTGACAGGTCAACTTGTCAGGATTAAATGGAAATATGATCGAATTTTATAAATATCAGGGTACTGGAAACGATTTTGTTATTATAGATAACAGAAACAATCATTTTGATGGAAGCAATACTAAAGCTGTTCGATTCTTATGCGACAGGCGTTTTGGAGTTGGTGGCGATGGACTGATGTTACTCGAAAATCATTCTGAATATGATTTTACCATGAGATATTTTAATAGCGATGGCAACGAAGCTTCGATGTGTGGCAATGGAGGACGTTGTATTGCAGCATTTGCTGTGC includes:
- a CDS encoding Do family serine endopeptidase; translation: MNTKKYLLTFFVATVSAVLAVIVYSNIVKPEAEVRYVHENSTPVANVSLPQSNSQLPDLTYASEKSVHAVVHVKTVSRGQSYGGGSGNPLFDYFFGPGNGYNREPAPVMGAGSGVILTTDGYIVTNNHVIDGAEEIEVVLNDKRTFSAKLVGTDPNSDIALLKIDAKDLPFLSYGNSDDLKVGEWVLAVGNPFNLTSTVTAGIVSAKARSINIIANGRQNYGIESFIQTDAAVNPGNSGGALVNQRGELVGINTAIASRTGSYSGYSFAVPVSIAKKVVADLMEYGEVQRALLGVSILDVNKESLEQFGLEPMDKMEGVLVGGVSENGGAAEAGIRKGDIVLSVDGDKVNSVPQLQERVSRHRPGEVVNIMVSRSGKKKTFNVTLRNICGTTGILTGSSDDFTLGATLKELTDKEKYKLGVRYGIQVEKLSEGSLQNSGIKEGYIITKANKIAIESIEDFKNVIKSIEVGDGLFLTGVYPNGRVAYYAVNIHE